The following nucleotide sequence is from bacterium.
GGGGCTGGCCGAGCGCTTCGGCTTCACCGTTGGCCAGCAGATCACCTTGCGCGGCACGATCTACCCGGGGCGATGGGATTTCACGGTGCGCGGCATCGCGCGCAGCACTTCGCCCGACCTCGACACGAACTGGCTGCTCTTCTCCTGGGACTACCTGAACGAGCGCATGGGCAACCCCGGCCTCGTCGGCGTCTACACGGTGCTGATCGACGACCCGACGCGCGCGGCGGCCGTCTCGACGGCCATCGATGCCGGCTTCGCCAACAGCGCCGCCGAGACCAAGACCGAGACCGAGAAGGCCTTCCAGCTCGGTTTCATCACGATGCTCGGCAACATCCGCCTCGTGATCTACGCCCCCGGCACCGCGATCGTGATCGCCATCCTGCTCGTCGCGATGAACACGATGATGATGGCCGCCCGCGAGCGGACGCGGGAGATCGCCATCCTCAAGGCGATCGGCTTCACGGATCGCACTGTGCTCGGTCTCGTGCTGGCCGAGTCGATGCTGCTCGGCCTGACCGGTGGCCTGCTCGGCGCCGGGCTCGCACGGGTCGTCTTCGACCTCACGGACTTCACGGCGGGCGGCTTCTTCCCTAACTTCAGCGTCACCGGCGGCACCATCGCGCGCGCCTTGGCGATCGCCGCCTTCCTCGGCCTCGTCAGCGGCGCCGTGCCCGCGCTGAGCGCGGCACGATTGAAGATCGTCGACGCCCTGCGCCACGCGGGCTAGCGCGAAAGGAGGCGCATGGCCATCCCGCTCGCCTACAACCTGCGCAACCTGCGCGTGCGCAAGGCGGCCACCCTGATGACGGCCGGGGGCATCGCGCTCGTCGTCGCCGTGCTCGTGCTGACGCTCGCGCTCGCCAGCGGCTTCCAGCGGACCCTCGTCGCCACCGGCCGCGCCGACAACCTGCACGCCCTGCGGACAGGCGCCACGAGCGAGATCGAGTCGGGGATCGCGCGCGATGTGGCCCGCGTGATGCTCGCCGACGAGGCCGTCGCTCGCCAGGCGGACGGCCAGCCGATCGCGAGCGCGGAGTGCGTCGTGCTGACCACGCTCGCGCGCCGGGGATCGCAGACGACCTCCAATGTCAGCGTGCGCGGGGTCGGGCCGGGTGCGCGGGCGCTGCGGCCGGAGCTGCGCCTGGTCGCCGGCCGCTACTTCAACGCGGGGCAGGACGAGGTGGTGGTCGGCCGCGGCGCCGCCGACCGCTTCCGCGGGGCCGGGCTCGGCGAGAGTCTGCGCTTCGGCGCCCGCGACTGGCGCGTGGTGGGCGTCTTCGAAGCCGCGGGCAGCGCCTTCGAATCCGAGATCTGGGGCGACGCCGAACTCCTGATGCCCGCCTTCGACCGCGACGGCTACTCCTCGCTCACGCTGCGCCTGGCCGATCCCGGCCGCTTCGCGACCGCGAAGGCGCGTCTGGAGGCCGACCCGCGCCTGCGCGTCGACCTGCGCCGCGAGTCGGACTTCTACGCGGCGCAGTCGCAGCAGCTCGCCGGGCTCCTGCGCGGCCTCGGCTTCTTCCTCGTCGTCGTGATGGCCTTCGGCGCCGTCTTCGGCGCGCTGAACACGATGTACGCCGCCGTCGGCGCGCGGGCAAAGGAGATCGGCACCCTGCTCGCCATCGGCTTTCGGCCCTGGCAGGTGATGACGAGCTTCCTCTTCGAGTCGCTGCTCATCTCGCTCGCGGGGGGGTTGCTCGGCTGTCTGCTCGCGCTGCCCATCCACGGCGTCTCGACGGGCACCACCAACTGGTCGAGCTTCAGCGAGGTGGCCTTCCGCTTCCGCATCACGCCGGGGATCCTGCTCACCGGGCTCATCGCTTCGCTCGCGCTCGGCCTGATCGGCGGCTGGTTCCCGGCGCGCAGCGCCGCTCGGCGCGTGATCGCCGAGGCGCTGCGCAGCTAGGCCGGTGCGGAAACGAGAAGCCCCGCCTCCCGAACGGGAGGCGGGGCGGCATCGCTTCCTAGGAGAGGAAGATCAGTACAGGCTCTTGACCGTGCCGAAGCTGGTCTCCTCGACTGCGGTCGTGCAGTCCATACCAGTGATGTCGATCGTGTAGTAGCCCATGTCGCTGGGGCTCCAGCCGTCGACGACGATGTAGTACAGAGAACCGGCGGTCACCGCGACGGGCGAACCGCTGGCGTAGGTCAGCTCGGAGACGTAGCCCGGGCAGAAGTCGTCGTTGCAGGCGATCACATTGAGGCCAGAATCCAGGACGTAGAGCTTCGTGTCATACGCAGAAGCGGCGCAGAGCGTGATCTCCAGCACGCCGTTCAGGCAGGGCACGAGGGAGTAGACGACATCAGGCGCCCCGGGCAGGTTGTAGGGGCAGACCGCATCGTAGTCGTTGCCGTAGCCGATCGTGCTGCCCGACCCCGAGAAGGGCAGGACGGTGATCGGCGTGGCAGAGGCGACCGTGTCGCCGCCCTGGCGGTCGAGCGGATGGTCGACGATGGGATAGTTGTAGGGGGTCTTCTCCGCGACGGCCGTCGCGGCGATCAGCAGCAGGCCGACCGTTAGCAAAGTAGCGAGTCTCATGGAGTCCTCCTGATTGTCTCAGTTGTTGTTCGCCTCCTGGACGGACAGATCGCTGGTCCCGATCGCCCAGCTTCGGCTCTGACTGGCTTGCGTTCCTGCCAGTGCCGACCCAATGACCGGCGTCCAAGCATGTAAGAGCATAGCATCTGGATTGCTTGCTTTGGAAGCAGGAAAGCGCAGACTCGGCGCTGCCTCCCGGAGCACCCGAGCTCCCCCGAGCCCGCCTGGGGACTGGCACCTTCCCCCGTTTCTGGAGTATTGTCGCGCTCGACTCCCGAGGCCCGCCGCCGAGGTCCAATCGCGATGCGCTGCCCCACTCGCCTGCCCGCGCTTCTCCTGCTGCTCCTCCTACCGGCCGCCTCCTGCTCGGAGGAGACCGTGGGCGGCGGCGAGCCGGCGGCCGTCTGGACCGTTCGCGTGCTGGCGAGCTATCCCCACGATCCAGCGGCATTCACGCAGGGTCTCGTCATCGCCCAAGGGCAGCTCTACGAGAGCACGGGCCTGCACGGGCAGTCGACCCTGCGCCGAGTCGAGGTCGCGACGGGGGCCGTCCTCGACGGGGTCAGCCTCGACGACGCGGACTTCGGCGAGGGCCTCGCCTACCTGCCTGACGGCGACCGCCTCGCGCAGCTCACCTGGACCTCGAACCGCGGCCTCGTCTACGCGCGCGACACGCTCGAGCAGGTGGCCGAGTTCAGCTACGCGGGCGAGGGCTGGGGTCTCGCCTTTGACCCGACTCGCCAGCGGCTGATCATGAGCGATGGCACGGCGACCCTGCGCTTCCTCGATCCGGCGAGCTTCGCCGAGCTGGGTCGCGTCGAGGTGCGCGAGGGCGGCCGGCGCGTCGGCATGCTGAACGAGCTGGAAGTCGTGGCCGGCACGCTCTACGCGAACGTGCTGCCGACGAGTCGCATCGCGCGCATCGATCCCGAGACCGGCCGCCTCGAGGCCTGGATCGACTGCAGCGCCCTGCGCCCCGCCGGCCTGCCGCCCGCCGCTGCGCTCAACGGGATCGCCTACGACCCGGCCGGGGAGCGCTTCCTGCTGACCGGAAAACTCTGGCCGACGCTCTACGCCGTCGAGTTCCTGCCGCCCAGCTCCGCGCGCTAAGCCACGCCACGGCAAGCGCTTCCCTGCCAGTCCGGGGCGCCGGAAAAAACCGGCTTGACATCATATCGAAGTGATATCACACTGTTATCGTCCCGACCGCCGAAGGGCGGTCGCCTTACCCCAGCGAGGAGGCTTCCATGTCCGCCGAACGAATCCGCGGCGCCCTTTCCGGCTACCCGATGCTGCTCGTCATGTTCGCCCTGCTGGCCGGGGCGGTCTGGAGCTTGGTCAACGCGATTCGCCTGGAGAGCTCGCCCCTGCTCCTGCTCTTCTTCCCGCTCCTCATCCTGGCCTTCCTGAGCATGGCCGGCTTCTTCGTCGTCAATCCGAACGACGCGCGCGTGCTGGTGCTCTTCGGCACCTACAAGGGAACGGTGAAGCGGAACGGCTTCTACTGGGCGAATCCCTTCTTCACCAAGCGCAAGATCACGCTGCGGGCGCGCAACCTGAACGGCGAGCGCATCAAGGTGAACGACGCGGCGGGCAACCCGATCGAGATCGCCGTCGTGCTCGTCTGGCAGGTTGCCGAGACCTACAAGGCCTGCTTCGAGGTCGACGACTACGAGCACTACGTCGTCGTCCAGAGCGAGGCGGCCGTGCGGCACATGGCCGGCGCCTACCCCTACGACACCTTCAGCGACGAGGACGACCAGGGCCTGACCCTGCGCGGCGGCAAGGACGCGGTGGCCGACGTGCTCGAGCGCGAACTCGGCGAGCGCTTCGCGCGGGCCGGCATCCAGGTGATCGAGGCCCGCATCAGCCACCTGGCCTACGCGCCGGAGATCGCCGAGGCGATGCTGCGCCGGCAGCAGGCGACGGCCGTCGTCGCCGCCCGCAGCCAGATCGTCGAGGGCGCGGTGAGCATGGTGGAGATGGCCCTGGAGCGCCTGAGCGCGCGCCACATCGTCGAGCTGGACGAGGAGCGCAAGGCCGCGATGGTGAGCAACCTGATGGTGGTTCTGTGCAGCGAGAACGCCGCGGCGCCGGTCGTCAACGCCGGCTCGCTCTACCACTAGGAGCGCCGTGCCCCCCCGCAAGAACTTTCTCTTGCGCATTCCCGAGCCGCTGTGGGAGGACCTCCAGCGCTGGGCCGCCGACGAGCTGCGCAGCGTGAACGCCCAGATCGAGTTCCTCCTGCAGCGGGCGGTGGCGGAGCGCCGGGGCGGCGCGGCGCCGCCGGCCGAGAGCGACCCGCGAGGCCCGCAGGCCCGATGACGCCCAGCCTGCTCGCGACCCGCGATCTCGCGCGCCACTACCGGCGCGGCCCGCAGACGGTGCGCGCACTGGACGGCGTCAGTTTCGAGCTGGCGCGCGGCGAGTTCCTCGCCGTGCTCGGCGCCTCGGGCTCGGGCAAGTCGACGCTGCTCAATCTGCTCGCCGGACTCGACACGCCCAGCGCCGGCGAGATTGCGCTCGAGGGCCGCCGTTTGGACGGGCTCTCGCGCCGCGAGCTGGCTGCCTACCGGTCCGAGCGCGTGGGGATGATCTTCCAGGCCTTCAACCTGCTGCCCCAGTACACGGCGCTCGAGAACGTCGCGCTCGCCCTCCTCTTCGGCCGCCGCGCCGCCCGCGAGCGGCGCGCCGCCGCGGGGGCGATGCTCGAGCGCCTGGGCCTCGGCGATCGCCTCGAGCACCGCCCCGGCGATCTCTCGGGCGGCGAGCAGCAGCGCGTGGCCGTGGCGCGCGCGCTCGTCAAGCGGCCGGAGATCCTCTTCGCCGACGAGCCGACCGGCAATCTCGACCGCGAGAACAGCGAACAGCTCGGCCGGCTGCTGGGCGAACTGGTGGCCGGGGGGCAGACCCTCGTCCTCGTCACGCACGACCGCGCGCTGGCCGAGCGCCTCGCCCAGCGATTGCTGCGGCTGGACTACGGCCGCATCGCCGAGGTCTGGCAGCCCGTCCGCGAGGCGAGGCCATGACCCTCGGCGATGCGCTCGGCATGGCTGCCGGCAACCTGCGCCGCCTGAAGTTGCGTGCGGGGCTGACGATGGCCGGTGTCGTCATCGCCGTGGGGGCGATGGTGGCGATGCTCTCCTTCGGGGCGGGCAACCACCGCTTGGGGGCGAGTCAGGCCGAGCGCCTCGGCCTTCTGAACACGGTGCAGGTCACGCCGAGCAGCCCGCGGGACAGCCTGCAATCGCCGCCCCTGGACGCGGCCGCCCTCGCCCGCCTCGCGGCCCTCCCCGGCGTGCGGCTTGCCTATCCGCTGGACGCCTTCACGCTCACGCTCGCGCGGGGCGAGGGCGCCCTGCCGATCGAAGCGCAGGCGCTGCCGGAGGCCGCGCTCGCGACGCGCCTCTTCTCCCAGCTGCGCGCCGGCGAGGCCCTGCGGGGCGTGCCGGGCGAGGTCCTCGTCACGGACGCCTTCCTGAGCGCCCTCGACCTGCCCTTCGGCGAGGCCACCGCCGTGGTCGGGGACAGCCTCTTCGTGAGCCTCACCGTGGCGAGCGTGGACAGCGGCCTCGCGCAGGCGCTGGCGAGCGGGGAGGGCGGCCTCTTCGGCCTCGCCGCCCGGCTGCCTGCAGACAGCCTCCGCGATTCCGCCGCGCGGCGCCGCCTGCTGAGCCGCGAGTTGGGCGCCGCGGCCGGCCGCTTCGTTGGCGGCTACCTGGCGGGGACTGTCCTGCGCGACACCCTCGTCGTGCGCGGCGTCCTGGAGGGCACGCAGTCCAACCGGCTGCGCGTGAAGCCGATCCTCCTGCAGCCAGCCGACGCCCTCCGCTTCAACGCCGCCGGCCCGCCCGCCAATCCGCTCGCGCTCGTCACCGCGCTGCAGTCGGGCCAGCTCTTCGCCGCCAGGCCGGACACGGGACGCGGCTATCCCGCCGT
It contains:
- a CDS encoding FtsX-like permease family protein, with translation GLAERFGFTVGQQITLRGTIYPGRWDFTVRGIARSTSPDLDTNWLLFSWDYLNERMGNPGLVGVYTVLIDDPTRAAAVSTAIDAGFANSAAETKTETEKAFQLGFITMLGNIRLVIYAPGTAIVIAILLVAMNTMMMAARERTREIAILKAIGFTDRTVLGLVLAESMLLGLTGGLLGAGLARVVFDLTDFTAGGFFPNFSVTGGTIARALAIAAFLGLVSGAVPALSAARLKIVDALRHAG
- a CDS encoding ABC transporter permease, coding for MAIPLAYNLRNLRVRKAATLMTAGGIALVVAVLVLTLALASGFQRTLVATGRADNLHALRTGATSEIESGIARDVARVMLADEAVARQADGQPIASAECVVLTTLARRGSQTTSNVSVRGVGPGARALRPELRLVAGRYFNAGQDEVVVGRGAADRFRGAGLGESLRFGARDWRVVGVFEAAGSAFESEIWGDAELLMPAFDRDGYSSLTLRLADPGRFATAKARLEADPRLRVDLRRESDFYAAQSQQLAGLLRGLGFFLVVVMAFGAVFGALNTMYAAVGARAKEIGTLLAIGFRPWQVMTSFLFESLLISLAGGLLGCLLALPIHGVSTGTTNWSSFSEVAFRFRITPGILLTGLIASLALGLIGGWFPARSAARRVIAEALRS
- a CDS encoding glutaminyl-peptide cyclotransferase, with the protein product MRCPTRLPALLLLLLLPAASCSEETVGGGEPAAVWTVRVLASYPHDPAAFTQGLVIAQGQLYESTGLHGQSTLRRVEVATGAVLDGVSLDDADFGEGLAYLPDGDRLAQLTWTSNRGLVYARDTLEQVAEFSYAGEGWGLAFDPTRQRLIMSDGTATLRFLDPASFAELGRVEVREGGRRVGMLNELEVVAGTLYANVLPTSRIARIDPETGRLEAWIDCSALRPAGLPPAAALNGIAYDPAGERFLLTGKLWPTLYAVEFLPPSSAR
- a CDS encoding SPFH domain-containing protein, which codes for MSAERIRGALSGYPMLLVMFALLAGAVWSLVNAIRLESSPLLLLFFPLLILAFLSMAGFFVVNPNDARVLVLFGTYKGTVKRNGFYWANPFFTKRKITLRARNLNGERIKVNDAAGNPIEIAVVLVWQVAETYKACFEVDDYEHYVVVQSEAAVRHMAGAYPYDTFSDEDDQGLTLRGGKDAVADVLERELGERFARAGIQVIEARISHLAYAPEIAEAMLRRQQATAVVAARSQIVEGAVSMVEMALERLSARHIVELDEERKAAMVSNLMVVLCSENAAAPVVNAGSLYH
- a CDS encoding ABC transporter ATP-binding protein, which translates into the protein MTPSLLATRDLARHYRRGPQTVRALDGVSFELARGEFLAVLGASGSGKSTLLNLLAGLDTPSAGEIALEGRRLDGLSRRELAAYRSERVGMIFQAFNLLPQYTALENVALALLFGRRAARERRAAAGAMLERLGLGDRLEHRPGDLSGGEQQRVAVARALVKRPEILFADEPTGNLDRENSEQLGRLLGELVAGGQTLVLVTHDRALAERLAQRLLRLDYGRIAEVWQPVREARP
- a CDS encoding ABC transporter permease, which translates into the protein MTLGDALGMAAGNLRRLKLRAGLTMAGVVIAVGAMVAMLSFGAGNHRLGASQAERLGLLNTVQVTPSSPRDSLQSPPLDAAALARLAALPGVRLAYPLDAFTLTLARGEGALPIEAQALPEAALATRLFSQLRAGEALRGVPGEVLVTDAFLSALDLPFGEATAVVGDSLFVSLTVASVDSGLAQALASGEGGLFGLAARLPADSLRDSAARRRLLSRELGAAAGRFVGGYLAGTVLRDTLVVRGVLEGTQSNRLRVKPILLQPADALRFNAAGPPANPLALVTALQSGQLFAARPDTGRGYPAVTLDLDPYAPYAVVRDSLRAMGYQVFSYADQLADIRRAFVIFDLGLLAIALVALVTAALGVVNTLLMAISERRREIGVLKALGADEREIRWLFLVESGLMGLIGSIGGILLGWLVARGASAAAKLIMQRQGLPPLELFATPLWLVAGALAFGLAISLVAGLMPAARAARVDAVEALRGE